Proteins encoded within one genomic window of Manis pentadactyla isolate mManPen7 chromosome 4, mManPen7.hap1, whole genome shotgun sequence:
- the TP73 gene encoding tumor protein p73 isoform X4, whose amino-acid sequence MLYASDPMQHFATAQFNLLSSTMDQMSSRAASASPYTPEHTASVPTHSPYAQPSSTFDTMSPAPAIPSNADYPGPHHFDVTFQQSSTAKSATWTYSPLLKKLYCQIAKTCPIQIKVSTPPPPGTAVRAMPIYKKAEHVTEVVKRCPNHELGRDFNEGQSAPASHLIRVEGNNLSQYVDDPVTGRQSVMVPYEPPQVGTEFTTILYNFMCNSSCVGGMNRRPILIIITLEARDGQVLGRRSFEGRICACPGRDRKADEDHYREQQALNESAAKNGAASKRAFKQSPPAIPALGASVKKRRHGDEDMYYMHVRGRENFEILMKVKESLELMDLVPQQVVESYRQQQLLQRSSHLQPPTYGPVLNPMNKVHGSVNKLPSVNQLVGQPPPHSSAAGPSLGPMGPGILNSHSHTLPANGEMNGGHSSQSMISGSHCTPPPPYHADPSLVSFLTGLGCPNCIEYFTSQGLQNIYHLQNLTIEDLGALKIPDQYRMTIWRGLQDLKQGQDFIRSSSNASTISIGSSGELQRQRVMEAVHFRVRHTITIPNRGGPGGGSGPEEWADFGFDLPDCKSRKQPIKEEFTESEIH is encoded by the exons GCCCAGTTCAATCTGCTGAGCAGCACCATGGACCAGATGAGCAGCCGCGCGGCCTCAGCCAGCCCCTACACCCCGGAGCACACGGCCAGCGTGCCCACCCACTCGCCCTACGCACAGCCCAGCTCCACCTTCGACACCATGTCGCCCGCACCGGCCATCCCCTCCAACGCTGACTACCCGGGTCCTCACCACTTCGACGTCACCTTCCAGCAGTCCAGCACAGCCAAGTCAGCCACCTGGACG TACTCCCCGCTGCTGAAGAAGCTCTACTGCCAAATCGCCAAGACATGCCCCATCCAGATCAAGGTGTCCACCCCGCCGCCCCCGGGCACTGCCGTGCGCGCCATGCCCATCTACAAGAAGGCAGAACATGTGACCGAGGTTGTGAAGCGCTGCCCCAACCACGAGCTCGGGCGGGACTTCAACGAAG GACAGTCTGCCCCAGCCAGCCACCTCATCCGTGTGGAGGGCAACAACCTCTCACAGTACGTGGACGACCCCGTCACTGGCAGGCAGAGCGTCATGGTGCCCTACGAGCCCCCACAG GTGGGGACGGAATTCACCACCATCTTGTACAACTTCATGTGCAACAGCAGCTGTGTGGGGGGCATGAACCGGCGGCCCATCCTCATCATCATCACCCTGGAGGCCCGGGA tggGCAGGTGCTGGGCCGCAGGTCCTTTGAGGGCCGCATCTGTGCCTGTCCTGGCCGAGACCGCAAAGCGGATGAGGACCACTACCGGGAGCAGCAGGCCCTGAATGAGAGCGCCGCAAAGAACGGGGCGGCCAGCAAGCGTG CCTTCAAGCAGAGCCCCCCAGCCATCCCTGCCCTGGGTGCCAGCGTGAAGAAGAGGCGGCACGGTGACGAGGACATGTACTACATGCAT GTGCGGGGCCGGGAGAACTTTGAGATCCTGATGAAGGTGAAGGAGAGCCTGGAGCTGATGGACCTGGTGCCACAGCAGGTGGTGGAGTCCTACCGACAGCAGCAGCTCCTGCAGAGGTC GAGCCACCTGCAGCCTCCGACCTACGGGCCTGTCCTCAACCCCATGAACAAAGTGCATGGGAGCGTCAACAAGCTGCCCTCGGTCAACCAGCTGGTGGGCCAACCTCCCCCACACAGCTCAGCAGCCgggcccagcctggggcccaTGG gcCCCGGCATACTCAACAGTCACAGCCACACTCTGCCGGCCAACGGTGAGATGAATGGTGGCCACAGCTCCCAGTCCATGATCTCAGGGTCGCACTGCACCCCACCACCCCCCTACCATGCTGACCCCAGCCTCGTCAG TTTTTTAACAGGATTGGGGTGTCCCAACTGCATCGAGTATTTCACCTCCCAAGGGTTACAGAATATCTACCACCTGCAGAACCTAACGATAGAG GACCTCGGGGCCCTGAAGATCCCTGACCAGTACCGCATGACCATCTGGAGGGGCCTGCAAGACCTGAAGCAGGGCCAGGACTTCATCCGCTCCAGCAGCAACGCCTCCACCATCTCCATCGGCAGCTCGGGGGAGCTGCAGCGCCAGCGGGTCATGGAGGCCGTGCACTTCCGCGTGCGCCACACCATCACCATCCCCAACAGGGGAGGCCCCGGCGGTGGCTCTGGGCCTGAGGAGTGGGCTGACTTTGGCTTTGACCTCCCAGACTGCAAGTCCCGAAAACAGCCCATCAAAGAGGAGTTCACGGAGAGCGAGATCCACTGA
- the TP73 gene encoding tumor protein p73 isoform X3 has protein sequence MSQAPGTDEGATFEHLWSSLEPDSTYFDLPPSSRGNNEVAGSTEASMDVFHLQGMTTSVMAQFNLLSSTMDQMSSRAASASPYTPEHTASVPTHSPYAQPSSTFDTMSPAPAIPSNADYPGPHHFDVTFQQSSTAKSATWTYSPLLKKLYCQIAKTCPIQIKVSTPPPPGTAVRAMPIYKKAEHVTEVVKRCPNHELGRDFNEGQSAPASHLIRVEGNNLSQYVDDPVTGRQSVMVPYEPPQVGTEFTTILYNFMCNSSCVGGMNRRPILIIITLEARDGQVLGRRSFEGRICACPGRDRKADEDHYREQQALNESAAKNGAASKRAFKQSPPAIPALGASVKKRRHGDEDMYYMHVRGRENFEILMKVKESLELMDLVPQQVVESYRQQQLLQRSSHLQPPTYGPVLNPMNKVHGSVNKLPSVNQLVGQPPPHSSAAGPSLGPMGPGILNSHSHTLPANGEMNGGHSSQSMISGSHCTPPPPYHADPSLVSFLTGLGCPNCIEYFTSQGLQNIYHLQNLTIEDLGALKIPDQYRMTIWRGLQDLKQGQDFIRSSSNASTISIGSSGELQRQRVMEAVHFRVRHTITIPNRGGPGGGSGPEEWADFGFDLPDCKSRKQPIKEEFTESEIH, from the exons GCCCAGTTCAATCTGCTGAGCAGCACCATGGACCAGATGAGCAGCCGCGCGGCCTCAGCCAGCCCCTACACCCCGGAGCACACGGCCAGCGTGCCCACCCACTCGCCCTACGCACAGCCCAGCTCCACCTTCGACACCATGTCGCCCGCACCGGCCATCCCCTCCAACGCTGACTACCCGGGTCCTCACCACTTCGACGTCACCTTCCAGCAGTCCAGCACAGCCAAGTCAGCCACCTGGACG TACTCCCCGCTGCTGAAGAAGCTCTACTGCCAAATCGCCAAGACATGCCCCATCCAGATCAAGGTGTCCACCCCGCCGCCCCCGGGCACTGCCGTGCGCGCCATGCCCATCTACAAGAAGGCAGAACATGTGACCGAGGTTGTGAAGCGCTGCCCCAACCACGAGCTCGGGCGGGACTTCAACGAAG GACAGTCTGCCCCAGCCAGCCACCTCATCCGTGTGGAGGGCAACAACCTCTCACAGTACGTGGACGACCCCGTCACTGGCAGGCAGAGCGTCATGGTGCCCTACGAGCCCCCACAG GTGGGGACGGAATTCACCACCATCTTGTACAACTTCATGTGCAACAGCAGCTGTGTGGGGGGCATGAACCGGCGGCCCATCCTCATCATCATCACCCTGGAGGCCCGGGA tggGCAGGTGCTGGGCCGCAGGTCCTTTGAGGGCCGCATCTGTGCCTGTCCTGGCCGAGACCGCAAAGCGGATGAGGACCACTACCGGGAGCAGCAGGCCCTGAATGAGAGCGCCGCAAAGAACGGGGCGGCCAGCAAGCGTG CCTTCAAGCAGAGCCCCCCAGCCATCCCTGCCCTGGGTGCCAGCGTGAAGAAGAGGCGGCACGGTGACGAGGACATGTACTACATGCAT GTGCGGGGCCGGGAGAACTTTGAGATCCTGATGAAGGTGAAGGAGAGCCTGGAGCTGATGGACCTGGTGCCACAGCAGGTGGTGGAGTCCTACCGACAGCAGCAGCTCCTGCAGAGGTC GAGCCACCTGCAGCCTCCGACCTACGGGCCTGTCCTCAACCCCATGAACAAAGTGCATGGGAGCGTCAACAAGCTGCCCTCGGTCAACCAGCTGGTGGGCCAACCTCCCCCACACAGCTCAGCAGCCgggcccagcctggggcccaTGG gcCCCGGCATACTCAACAGTCACAGCCACACTCTGCCGGCCAACGGTGAGATGAATGGTGGCCACAGCTCCCAGTCCATGATCTCAGGGTCGCACTGCACCCCACCACCCCCCTACCATGCTGACCCCAGCCTCGTCAG TTTTTTAACAGGATTGGGGTGTCCCAACTGCATCGAGTATTTCACCTCCCAAGGGTTACAGAATATCTACCACCTGCAGAACCTAACGATAGAG GACCTCGGGGCCCTGAAGATCCCTGACCAGTACCGCATGACCATCTGGAGGGGCCTGCAAGACCTGAAGCAGGGCCAGGACTTCATCCGCTCCAGCAGCAACGCCTCCACCATCTCCATCGGCAGCTCGGGGGAGCTGCAGCGCCAGCGGGTCATGGAGGCCGTGCACTTCCGCGTGCGCCACACCATCACCATCCCCAACAGGGGAGGCCCCGGCGGTGGCTCTGGGCCTGAGGAGTGGGCTGACTTTGGCTTTGACCTCCCAGACTGCAAGTCCCGAAAACAGCCCATCAAAGAGGAGTTCACGGAGAGCGAGATCCACTGA
- the TP73 gene encoding tumor protein p73 isoform X5 produces the protein MDQMSSRAASASPYTPEHTASVPTHSPYAQPSSTFDTMSPAPAIPSNADYPGPHHFDVTFQQSSTAKSATWTYSPLLKKLYCQIAKTCPIQIKVSTPPPPGTAVRAMPIYKKAEHVTEVVKRCPNHELGRDFNEGQSAPASHLIRVEGNNLSQYVDDPVTGRQSVMVPYEPPQVGTEFTTILYNFMCNSSCVGGMNRRPILIIITLEARDGQVLGRRSFEGRICACPGRDRKADEDHYREQQALNESAAKNGAASKRAFKQSPPAIPALGASVKKRRHGDEDMYYMHVRGRENFEILMKVKESLELMDLVPQQVVESYRQQQLLQRSSHLQPPTYGPVLNPMNKVHGSVNKLPSVNQLVGQPPPHSSAAGPSLGPMGPGILNSHSHTLPANGEMNGGHSSQSMISGSHCTPPPPYHADPSLVSFLTGLGCPNCIEYFTSQGLQNIYHLQNLTIEDLGALKIPDQYRMTIWRGLQDLKQGQDFIRSSSNASTISIGSSGELQRQRVMEAVHFRVRHTITIPNRGGPGGGSGPEEWADFGFDLPDCKSRKQPIKEEFTESEIH, from the exons ATGGACCAGATGAGCAGCCGCGCGGCCTCAGCCAGCCCCTACACCCCGGAGCACACGGCCAGCGTGCCCACCCACTCGCCCTACGCACAGCCCAGCTCCACCTTCGACACCATGTCGCCCGCACCGGCCATCCCCTCCAACGCTGACTACCCGGGTCCTCACCACTTCGACGTCACCTTCCAGCAGTCCAGCACAGCCAAGTCAGCCACCTGGACG TACTCCCCGCTGCTGAAGAAGCTCTACTGCCAAATCGCCAAGACATGCCCCATCCAGATCAAGGTGTCCACCCCGCCGCCCCCGGGCACTGCCGTGCGCGCCATGCCCATCTACAAGAAGGCAGAACATGTGACCGAGGTTGTGAAGCGCTGCCCCAACCACGAGCTCGGGCGGGACTTCAACGAAG GACAGTCTGCCCCAGCCAGCCACCTCATCCGTGTGGAGGGCAACAACCTCTCACAGTACGTGGACGACCCCGTCACTGGCAGGCAGAGCGTCATGGTGCCCTACGAGCCCCCACAG GTGGGGACGGAATTCACCACCATCTTGTACAACTTCATGTGCAACAGCAGCTGTGTGGGGGGCATGAACCGGCGGCCCATCCTCATCATCATCACCCTGGAGGCCCGGGA tggGCAGGTGCTGGGCCGCAGGTCCTTTGAGGGCCGCATCTGTGCCTGTCCTGGCCGAGACCGCAAAGCGGATGAGGACCACTACCGGGAGCAGCAGGCCCTGAATGAGAGCGCCGCAAAGAACGGGGCGGCCAGCAAGCGTG CCTTCAAGCAGAGCCCCCCAGCCATCCCTGCCCTGGGTGCCAGCGTGAAGAAGAGGCGGCACGGTGACGAGGACATGTACTACATGCAT GTGCGGGGCCGGGAGAACTTTGAGATCCTGATGAAGGTGAAGGAGAGCCTGGAGCTGATGGACCTGGTGCCACAGCAGGTGGTGGAGTCCTACCGACAGCAGCAGCTCCTGCAGAGGTC GAGCCACCTGCAGCCTCCGACCTACGGGCCTGTCCTCAACCCCATGAACAAAGTGCATGGGAGCGTCAACAAGCTGCCCTCGGTCAACCAGCTGGTGGGCCAACCTCCCCCACACAGCTCAGCAGCCgggcccagcctggggcccaTGG gcCCCGGCATACTCAACAGTCACAGCCACACTCTGCCGGCCAACGGTGAGATGAATGGTGGCCACAGCTCCCAGTCCATGATCTCAGGGTCGCACTGCACCCCACCACCCCCCTACCATGCTGACCCCAGCCTCGTCAG TTTTTTAACAGGATTGGGGTGTCCCAACTGCATCGAGTATTTCACCTCCCAAGGGTTACAGAATATCTACCACCTGCAGAACCTAACGATAGAG GACCTCGGGGCCCTGAAGATCCCTGACCAGTACCGCATGACCATCTGGAGGGGCCTGCAAGACCTGAAGCAGGGCCAGGACTTCATCCGCTCCAGCAGCAACGCCTCCACCATCTCCATCGGCAGCTCGGGGGAGCTGCAGCGCCAGCGGGTCATGGAGGCCGTGCACTTCCGCGTGCGCCACACCATCACCATCCCCAACAGGGGAGGCCCCGGCGGTGGCTCTGGGCCTGAGGAGTGGGCTGACTTTGGCTTTGACCTCCCAGACTGCAAGTCCCGAAAACAGCCCATCAAAGAGGAGTTCACGGAGAGCGAGATCCACTGA